TGATGTTTGTGAGGTTGGTGTATGCACCAACAGTCAAGCCATTCCAGGCCTGACCTGGATCATGAATACTATCTGTCGAATTAGAGTCAGGATATGCCGCCCAGGCCTTCGAGTCATTGATATTACCACCAGAGAGTAATATCAATCGTGGAGTTGCATTTTGACCTTCCGCATCAACAGCTAACCGATCGACTGTAGCTGACCAAGCAGAAGGCCTACCACGATCTCGATTGTCTCGAGCTGTGATCGCCAGGCCATATACCCTCAAACGGTATGGAGCTGTAATAATCGTCCGGTCAACAGCTTCACTCATTAAGTAACCGTGATGCTGGGCATCACCATGATTTGCACCGTCTTCCGGTAAAATTTTTACAGATTCAAGCCTGTGGGCAACTGTAACCGGAGCAGATGATGAAAGATGCTCTGTTAAATCTCCAAAGAGCGCAAGACCAGCCATGGAAGTACCATGACCATCATTGTCACCTATACTCCATGCCGGTTCCACTGTATGCAGATCAGCATCAGAAAGTGCCGGTCTGACCAGCGGATGACCATTGTTCACGCCGGTGTCGAGCAGGCAAACATGAGGAACGTTTTCACCTGTTCCGGGAAATTGACTTCGTTCCAGCAGTTCCTCTACCCACTCAGGTTGTTGCTCGGTAGGTAATGAGTCAAAAAGATCAGCAGTCTCTTTAGCTCGTCTGAGTTCGGCAATGGAGTTGAGTGTCATCATTGATTGCTGCATCTTCGCTTTAGAAGCATACACAAGCACAACGGTTCTCTCTGGAAACTCCAACATCGACTTTGAAACTTGAATTTCTTGAGCTTCTGCAAGCCATCGAAATGTATCCACGGTACCAAGCCGGTCTTTTCTTACAGGTAGCCAGACCTCCCACCAGAACAGTTCATCATCTTGTTCCGGGAAGACTTGTAAATCGTCAGTCCAGAGAGCGTGAAGGCTTGCCGCTCGTATCTCCTTTATGGTGTTGAGGAGTTTGCTGTTGTCACGTAAACCGCCGTTCTTGTCCCGTTTCTCCGCCAGATAATCTCCAATTAACCGTTCAAAATGAAGGAGTTTACCATCCGGTACAAAGACTGTGGCATATGTAGTATCTTCTTGATGCCTCACATTAAGCAGTTCAATTCTTGAACCTTCACGAGCAAGACTTTCAAAGGCTAATTCGATATCAGTAAAAGATTCAAATTCAAGTCGCAGACCAAGACCGTCTTCAAGACCTGCTGCCTTTTGAGCCTCACATGCAGCAGCCATGACAGTCTTTATCTGCTCGATTTGACCAAACAACCTGCTTCCATGACTCTGGCGACCACGAGATGGTATCTGTACCTGATCTATCTTTCTTTTCGGAGGTCTGAAAGGTTCAGATTTAGCTAAATTACCTAGAAGAAAATGGCTTTTTTTGTTTTGCTCTTTTTTAGCCATTATTTGTGTTGTTGTAATCTTTCTTTAATGTTTTGGCGCTCAACCAGCATGTTTCCAATCTCTGTTTCAGTGATATGCTTTTGCTTATTAATAAGTATATGTTTTAACGCTTCTTCACTGGCACGGCTAACTTCAGCGTAACTCAATCCAGCTGCAAGATCAGCAAGATGCGTCCAGGATACTCTTTTGTCTATAGCATGAGCTAATCGAGATTTAAGAAGAGCGCACGCTTGCTCTTTTTTAGGCAGGGTGTAATGCAAGACATCATCGAAGCGGCGGAACAAAGCATGGTCGAGTATGTTCGGATGGTTCGTTGCTGCAATAATGAGACTATGGGAATTGTCCTGTTCAATCATAAGTAAAAAGCTATTTAGCACTCTCCGAATCTCTCCAACATCATTGGCTATACCTCGTTGAGAACCAATGGCATCGAATTCATCAAAGAAATAAACACCACGGGTGTGATCAGTGGCATCAAATATTTGTCGGAGTTTAGCCGCAGTCTCTCCCATGTATTTGGTAATAAGACCATCTAGGCGAACTTGACACAGAGGGAAACCAAGTTCACCGGCCAGCATAGCAGCAGACATTGTTTTTCCTGTACCAGGAGGGCCGACTAAGAGAAGTTTTCTTCTCGGAGATAAACCATGAGAAAGGATCTCAGAAGCGTGACGCTGTTCACGCATAACTTTCTTGACCTGAAGGGCTAGAGATTCCTCCAGAATCATATCGCTAAGCCGACATTTGGGATAAGAAACCGTTAGCAGGTCAGCTAGATCCCCACGGGGGCGGCCTATGGGGATCGGTTGACCGGTTGCTCGACGACTCTTAGCCTTATCGATAAGAACCCGCAGCTCTTCCGCTAGCTTGCCGTGACCTTGTTTTGCTTCGTGAGCAGCAACCTGCATGGCAACGGAATAAAAACGCTGGTCATCGCCTTCGCTATGAGATTTTAAAAGTGCTTTT
This sequence is a window from Desulfobulbaceae bacterium. Protein-coding genes within it:
- a CDS encoding S8 family peptidase, with protein sequence MAKKEQNKKSHFLLGNLAKSEPFRPPKRKIDQVQIPSRGRQSHGSRLFGQIEQIKTVMAAACEAQKAAGLEDGLGLRLEFESFTDIELAFESLAREGSRIELLNVRHQEDTTYATVFVPDGKLLHFERLIGDYLAEKRDKNGGLRDNSKLLNTIKEIRAASLHALWTDDLQVFPEQDDELFWWEVWLPVRKDRLGTVDTFRWLAEAQEIQVSKSMLEFPERTVVLVYASKAKMQQSMMTLNSIAELRRAKETADLFDSLPTEQQPEWVEELLERSQFPGTGENVPHVCLLDTGVNNGHPLVRPALSDADLHTVEPAWSIGDNDGHGTSMAGLALFGDLTEHLSSSAPVTVAHRLESVKILPEDGANHGDAQHHGYLMSEAVDRTIITAPYRLRVYGLAITARDNRDRGRPSAWSATVDRLAVDAEGQNATPRLILLSGGNINDSKAWAAYPDSNSTDSIHDPGQAWNGLTVGAYTNLTNITETDAEQYEPIAPTGGLSPFSTTSHTWQKHWPLKPDVVFEGGNVANDGLGAVWMPSLSLLTSNHKPHERLLTTMNATSAATALCCRMAAQLMAQYPDLWPESIRALIVHSAEWTDNMRQKYLPFYKEPIKTDYLHLVRHCGFGVPDIERAMWSVSNSLTMVIETDLYPFKKTGSSQPTLRDMNLHHLPWPLAELEGLGNTEVEMRVTLSYFIEPNPSNRGFRSRYRYESHGLRFDVKRAHESENDFMTRINSLAISAEEGSSSSGDDSNWIIGTKNRHKGSLHSDLWKGSAADLASRGVLAVFPTLGWWKTRAALARYNQKARYSLIVSIHAPEIDVDIDLYAAIENKIKTPVAVGVA
- a CDS encoding ATP-binding protein, giving the protein KALLKSHSEGDDQRFYSVAMQVAAHEAKQGHGKLAEELRVLIDKAKSRRATGQPIPIGRPRGDLADLLTVSYPKCRLSDMILEESLALQVKKVMREQRHASEILSHGLSPRRKLLLVGPPGTGKTMSAAMLAGELGFPLCQVRLDGLITKYMGETAAKLRQIFDATDHTRGVYFFDEFDAIGSQRGIANDVGEIRRVLNSFLLMIEQDNSHSLIIAATNHPNILDHALFRRFDDVLHYTLPKKEQACALLKSRLAHAIDKRVSWTHLADLAAGLSYAEVSRASEEALKHILINKQKHITETEIGNMLVERQNIKERLQQHK